Proteins from one Embleya scabrispora genomic window:
- a CDS encoding non-ribosomal peptide synthetase has translation MIPVRSFGASSAHKGLWLAQKMSPDMLNHALSMWDVDGEIDTAVMESAFRHVLAEAEVLRIDFVDDGEGNLLLVPRESTDWQPFFLDVGAEPDPEQAAREALADMLKQPFDLERDLLLRLGVVRLGPARSLVVIAYHHLVSDGYGAGGLLSRRLAEVYTALARGTAVPEPEHPWDIESFAAGAARYQASPKFAEDTEFWRDYLADAPAPAQVPRVPLSDAARSALVEPMSRVDRWAQLADSIGMVSRTLTVPRAEADGWIEAAESMGVWMSSLLTAASAVYFRHRCDRQEFLLSLAVANRAGEASRTPGLAVNVVPMRVKVPLGATFADIADSVVDETYEIFGQTACHYSEIQRASGTVLSGRGSFGAVLNIVEFAEQLHFADHAARYLGGTNGVFDELSVGVYTDGSADSDLFVRLDAPAGLYTGAELRFIGAELIEHIHAVTADPQLRVGALDVLAGDARDRVPTAPSDTTVPLPEQTVPELFARRVAQAPDDIAVQFGESALTYRELHARSGRLAETLRGRGVGPETVVAVALPRSVDLAVALLGVVRAGGAYLPIDPTSRAERVVPVVRDSSVRVLLTDAATAEGAAVARDVAVILFDDVRPETAADTGDTGDAAPEAAAPSHPDNLLAVMYGSGPTGKAAGVAVTHRNMARLALDRRWHEGGRGTVLWHSPITADALALELWVPLLNGGRVLVAGPGESAVDALAASTPITAAWLSAGLFSAIAAQRPERLAGLREVWTGGDRVSSAALRRVREACPDLTIVHGHGPTETTVLAACDHPVEGEAAHHAGSLGRPMDHTALYVLGPGLAPVPVGVTGELYVAGAGVTRGRPGRPGQTAERYVPCPFGPAGGRMYRTGDLVRWGTDGGLEYVGAADARFDVRGVRVEPAEAEEVLSEHPGVAQAVVVGRADESGQPRLVAYVVPVGGAGEGAANSSGLAGSSGSPVSSVSSDSGSPAPSGEELRRFAAERLAESVVPTAFVLLERLPVTAGGRVDRAALPKPEFDGGSYRAPRNRTERVLAALFADVLELDRVGIDQDFFDLGGNSLRAIRLVGLIRAELNLEVSIRTLFAARTIIGLSDMWGDLSRSSRPALRRRTKDGKAL, from the coding sequence ATGATCCCTGTGCGTTCGTTCGGTGCGTCGTCGGCGCATAAAGGATTGTGGCTGGCCCAGAAAATGTCCCCGGACATGCTCAACCATGCGCTGAGCATGTGGGACGTGGACGGTGAAATCGACACGGCGGTCATGGAATCCGCATTCCGGCACGTGCTGGCGGAAGCGGAAGTGCTGCGGATCGATTTCGTCGACGACGGCGAGGGCAATCTGCTGCTGGTGCCCCGGGAATCGACCGACTGGCAGCCGTTCTTCCTGGACGTCGGCGCCGAGCCGGATCCCGAGCAGGCCGCGCGCGAGGCGCTGGCCGACATGCTCAAGCAGCCGTTCGACCTGGAGCGCGACCTGCTGCTCCGGCTCGGCGTGGTCAGGCTCGGGCCGGCCCGCTCCCTCGTGGTGATCGCCTACCACCACCTCGTCTCGGACGGGTACGGCGCGGGCGGCCTGCTGTCGCGGCGCCTCGCCGAGGTGTACACCGCGCTGGCCCGGGGCACGGCGGTGCCGGAGCCCGAACACCCGTGGGACATCGAGTCGTTCGCCGCCGGTGCCGCGCGATACCAGGCGTCCCCGAAGTTCGCCGAGGACACCGAGTTCTGGCGCGACTACCTCGCGGACGCGCCCGCGCCCGCGCAGGTGCCGCGGGTACCCCTGTCCGACGCGGCGCGCTCGGCGCTGGTCGAGCCGATGAGTCGGGTGGACCGGTGGGCGCAGTTGGCCGACTCCATCGGCATGGTCAGTCGTACCCTGACCGTGCCGCGCGCCGAGGCGGACGGGTGGATCGAGGCCGCCGAGTCGATGGGCGTGTGGATGTCGTCGCTGTTGACCGCGGCCTCGGCGGTGTACTTCCGACACCGGTGCGATCGGCAGGAGTTCCTGCTCTCGTTGGCCGTGGCCAACCGGGCCGGCGAAGCGAGCCGCACGCCCGGCCTGGCGGTGAACGTGGTGCCGATGCGGGTGAAGGTGCCGCTGGGCGCGACCTTCGCCGACATCGCCGACTCGGTCGTGGACGAGACCTACGAGATCTTCGGGCAAACCGCCTGCCACTACTCGGAGATCCAGCGCGCGAGCGGCACCGTCCTGAGCGGACGCGGCAGTTTCGGCGCGGTGCTGAACATCGTCGAGTTCGCGGAGCAACTGCACTTCGCCGACCACGCCGCGCGCTACCTCGGCGGAACGAACGGGGTCTTCGACGAACTGTCCGTCGGCGTCTACACCGACGGCAGCGCCGACAGCGACCTGTTCGTGCGCCTCGACGCCCCCGCCGGCCTGTACACGGGCGCCGAACTGCGTTTCATCGGCGCCGAGTTGATCGAACACATCCACGCGGTGACGGCCGATCCGCAGCTGCGCGTCGGCGCGCTGGACGTGCTCGCCGGCGACGCACGCGACCGGGTGCCGACCGCGCCCTCCGACACGACCGTGCCCCTGCCGGAACAGACGGTTCCGGAACTGTTCGCCCGCCGGGTGGCGCAGGCCCCCGACGACATCGCCGTACAGTTCGGCGAATCGGCGCTCACATACCGCGAGTTGCACGCACGATCCGGCCGCCTGGCCGAGACGCTGCGCGGGCGCGGCGTCGGTCCGGAAACGGTCGTGGCGGTGGCGCTGCCCCGGTCGGTGGATCTGGCCGTCGCGCTGCTCGGGGTGGTGCGGGCGGGCGGAGCCTACCTCCCGATCGACCCCACGTCCCGGGCGGAGCGCGTCGTGCCGGTGGTGCGCGACTCCTCGGTGCGGGTGCTGCTCACCGACGCGGCGACCGCCGAAGGGGCCGCCGTCGCCCGGGACGTCGCGGTGATCCTGTTCGACGACGTGCGGCCGGAGACCGCCGCCGACACCGGCGACACCGGCGACGCCGCGCCGGAGGCCGCCGCCCCGTCGCACCCGGACAACCTGTTGGCCGTGATGTACGGCTCCGGACCGACCGGCAAGGCCGCCGGCGTCGCCGTGACGCACCGGAACATGGCCCGCCTGGCCCTGGACCGCCGGTGGCACGAGGGCGGCCGAGGCACCGTGTTGTGGCACTCGCCGATCACCGCCGACGCGCTCGCCCTGGAACTGTGGGTGCCGCTGCTGAACGGCGGCCGGGTGCTGGTGGCCGGGCCGGGGGAGTCGGCGGTGGACGCGCTCGCCGCGTCGACGCCGATCACGGCGGCGTGGTTGTCCGCCGGCCTCTTCTCGGCGATCGCGGCGCAACGCCCCGAGCGTCTGGCCGGATTGCGCGAGGTGTGGACCGGCGGCGACCGGGTGTCCTCGGCGGCGTTGCGCCGGGTGCGCGAGGCCTGCCCCGACCTGACGATCGTGCACGGCCACGGCCCGACGGAGACGACCGTGCTCGCCGCGTGCGACCACCCGGTCGAGGGCGAGGCGGCGCACCACGCGGGCTCGCTCGGCCGCCCGATGGACCACACCGCCCTGTACGTCCTGGGCCCGGGCCTGGCGCCGGTTCCCGTCGGGGTGACCGGTGAACTGTACGTGGCCGGCGCCGGTGTGACGCGCGGCCGTCCCGGACGCCCCGGGCAGACCGCGGAGCGCTACGTGCCCTGCCCGTTCGGCCCGGCCGGGGGTCGCATGTACCGGACCGGGGATCTGGTGCGGTGGGGAACCGACGGCGGGTTGGAGTACGTCGGCGCGGCCGATGCCCGGTTCGACGTGCGCGGTGTCCGGGTCGAGCCGGCCGAGGCCGAGGAGGTGTTGTCCGAACACCCCGGTGTGGCACAGGCGGTGGTGGTCGGGCGGGCGGACGAGTCGGGGCAGCCGCGTCTGGTGGCCTACGTGGTTCCGGTCGGCGGCGCGGGAGAGGGCGCGGCGAACTCCTCCGGGCTCGCGGGCTCCTCGGGTTCCCCGGTTTCCTCGGTTTCCTCGGATTCCGGCTCCCCGGCCCCGTCGGGCGAGGAGTTGCGCCGGTTCGCCGCCGAGCGGTTGGCCGAGTCCGTCGTGCCGACGGCCTTCGTGCTCCTCGAACGCCTGCCCGTGACCGCGGGCGGTCGGGTGGATCGGGCCGCCCTGCCCAAGCCCGAGTTCGACGGCGGGTCCTACCGGGCTCCGCGCAACCGGACCGAGCGGGTCCTGGCCGCGCTGTTCGCCGACGTGCTCGAACTGGACCGGGTGGGTATCGACCAGGACTTCTTCGACCTCGGCGGGAACTCGCTGCGGGCGATCCGGCTGGTCGGCCTGATCCGGGCGGAGTTGAACCTCGAGGTGTCCATCCGAACCCTGTTCGCGGCGCGCACCATCATCGGCCTGTCGGACATGTGGGGAGACCTCTCCCGGTCGAGCCGGCCGGCTCTGCGCAGGCGGACGAAGGACGGCAAGGCCCTCTGA
- a CDS encoding thioesterase II family protein: MTSPVEERWLRRFRDDDACATKLVCFPHAGGWSNAYRTWARGLPSDVGLFAIRYPGREDRIGDPFPSGLEALADDIVDALVGLTRYRLVLFGHSMGASVAHEVALRLHKRGCPPAALCVSGRRPSHALEGLRRHFGTDEEIIADVVRFDESRAPVFADPDLREILLPAVRADYRMVDDYPAGDRPPLDCPVYGYTGDHDSEVSPELMRRWADTTNAGFRIRVFPGGHFYLRAEEDTLLADLRDVLDRVKRGVEAAS; the protein is encoded by the coding sequence ATGACGAGTCCGGTGGAAGAGCGGTGGCTCCGCCGCTTTCGTGACGACGACGCGTGCGCGACCAAGCTCGTCTGCTTCCCGCACGCCGGCGGCTGGTCCAACGCGTACCGCACCTGGGCACGGGGACTGCCTTCGGACGTCGGGCTGTTCGCCATCCGGTACCCGGGCCGGGAGGATCGGATCGGCGATCCGTTTCCGTCCGGGTTGGAGGCCCTCGCCGACGACATCGTCGACGCCCTCGTCGGGTTGACCCGGTATCGGCTGGTGTTGTTCGGGCACAGCATGGGGGCCTCGGTGGCACACGAGGTGGCCCTGCGGCTGCACAAGCGCGGGTGCCCGCCGGCCGCGTTGTGCGTGTCGGGCAGGCGCCCGTCGCATGCGCTGGAAGGTTTGCGGCGACACTTCGGCACGGACGAGGAGATCATCGCGGACGTCGTGCGCTTCGACGAGAGCCGCGCCCCGGTGTTCGCGGATCCCGACCTGCGGGAGATCCTGCTCCCCGCCGTCCGCGCGGACTACCGGATGGTGGACGACTATCCCGCCGGCGATCGGCCTCCGCTCGACTGTCCGGTATACGGCTACACCGGCGACCACGATTCCGAGGTGAGCCCGGAACTGATGCGCCGCTGGGCGGATACGACGAATGCCGGTTTCCGGATCCGGGTCTTCCCGGGTGGGCACTTCTACCTCCGCGCCGAGGAGGACACACTGCTGGCGGATCTGCGGGATGTATTGGATCGGGTCAAGCGTGGCGTGGAGGCCGCCTCGTGA
- a CDS encoding DUF4097 family beta strand repeat-containing protein yields the protein MPVFETPKPISVEFELGVGDVEITAEDRTDTVVEVRPTDEKDPSDVKAADQIRVEYANGVLLIKGPKRGVPVVVDFSRKSRSVDVSIVLPTGSRVRGEAAMADLRGSGRLGECTYKTSTANIRLEHVGRLNLRTAGHIGVGRVDGDAEVATATGRIRLTEVDGAIDAKNSNGDIEIGRVTGDVHARTSNGDITVGHASGNTTEAKTANGNIRVAEVTRGSLVLKTGSGDLEVGIGGDSPAKLDLNTGYGRVNNTLEEIAKSLGEAIEVRAHTSYGDITIHRA from the coding sequence ATGCCTGTTTTCGAGACCCCGAAGCCGATCTCCGTCGAGTTCGAACTCGGTGTCGGTGACGTGGAGATCACCGCCGAGGACCGCACCGACACCGTTGTCGAGGTACGGCCGACCGACGAGAAGGACCCCTCGGACGTCAAGGCGGCCGACCAGATCCGGGTCGAATACGCCAACGGCGTGCTGCTGATCAAGGGGCCCAAGCGCGGGGTGCCCGTGGTGGTGGACTTCTCCCGGAAGTCCCGCTCGGTGGACGTGTCGATCGTGCTGCCCACGGGCTCGCGCGTGCGCGGCGAGGCGGCGATGGCGGACCTGCGCGGCTCCGGACGCCTCGGGGAGTGCACGTACAAGACGTCCACCGCGAACATTCGCCTGGAGCACGTCGGCCGGTTGAACCTGCGCACGGCGGGTCACATCGGCGTGGGCCGGGTCGACGGGGACGCGGAAGTCGCCACCGCCACCGGGCGGATCCGGCTGACGGAGGTCGACGGCGCGATCGACGCCAAGAACTCCAACGGCGACATCGAGATCGGCCGGGTCACCGGCGACGTGCACGCGCGCACCTCCAACGGCGACATCACCGTCGGCCACGCCTCCGGGAACACGACCGAGGCCAAGACCGCCAACGGCAACATCCGGGTCGCGGAGGTGACCCGCGGCTCGCTCGTGCTCAAGACCGGGTCCGGCGACCTGGAGGTCGGCATCGGTGGGGACAGCCCGGCGAAGCTGGATCTGAACACCGGATACGGGCGCGTGAACAACACGCTGGAGGAGATCGCCAAGTCGCTCGGGGAGGCGATCGAGGTGCGGGCGCACACCTCCTACGGGGACATCACGATCCACCGGGCCTGA
- a CDS encoding serine hydrolase domain-containing protein, producing MAWKRARGGVVGLAVMALVATVFTGSAGASSDGADRSGGRHQETRRAIEAAVRAGVPGVTVQARDGRGVWRSASGVGNLRTGAPRGRDDRFRVGNVTDTFVATVLLQLEAEGRLRLDDTVERHLPGVVRGNGNDGRAITVRQLLNHTSGLFDYALDPEYGATYLAGDGFLRHRYDTLTPETRVRVALSHAAPFGPGVRHSFSNTNDVLAALIVERVAGRRYEDEVHDRIVEPLGLGATSNPGNRVRLPRPSSRGYAKLFAAQPDRIDDVTETNGSQAWGNGDMISDADDLNRFYSALIRGRLLPPRQLAELKTTVDNPDFPGASYGLGIERFTLGCGVTLWYHDGGAPGSITMVALTEDGRHQLAFNYNGAWAAETILPIVNAEFCPARSDTPADTPSDTR from the coding sequence GTGGCGTGGAAGAGGGCGCGGGGCGGCGTGGTCGGGTTGGCGGTGATGGCGTTGGTGGCCACCGTGTTCACCGGGTCCGCGGGGGCTTCGTCGGATGGGGCGGACCGGTCCGGGGGCCGGCACCAGGAGACGCGGCGGGCGATCGAGGCCGCCGTGCGGGCCGGGGTTCCCGGGGTCACCGTCCAGGCACGCGACGGCCGAGGGGTCTGGCGGTCGGCGTCGGGGGTGGGCAACCTCCGGACGGGTGCGCCGCGCGGCCGGGACGATCGGTTCCGGGTCGGCAACGTCACCGATACGTTCGTGGCGACCGTACTGCTCCAGTTGGAGGCGGAGGGGCGCCTGCGCCTCGACGACACCGTCGAGCGCCATCTGCCGGGCGTCGTCCGAGGCAACGGCAACGACGGGCGGGCGATCACCGTACGGCAGTTGCTCAACCACACCAGCGGGCTGTTCGACTACGCCCTCGACCCGGAATACGGAGCCACGTATCTGGCGGGCGACGGCTTCCTGCGGCACCGCTACGACACGCTGACCCCCGAGACGCGCGTACGGGTGGCGCTCTCCCACGCGGCGCCGTTCGGGCCCGGTGTCCGGCACTCGTTCTCGAACACCAACGACGTCCTGGCCGCGCTGATCGTGGAGCGCGTCGCCGGCAGGCGGTACGAGGACGAGGTGCACGATCGCATCGTCGAACCCCTCGGGCTCGGGGCGACGTCCAACCCCGGCAACCGGGTCCGGCTCCCCCGGCCGAGCAGCCGCGGCTACGCCAAGCTCTTCGCGGCGCAGCCGGATCGCATCGACGACGTCACCGAGACGAACGGGTCCCAGGCCTGGGGCAACGGCGACATGATCTCCGACGCGGACGATCTCAACCGGTTCTACTCGGCCCTGATCCGCGGACGGCTGCTGCCGCCACGGCAGTTGGCGGAGTTGAAGACGACCGTCGACAATCCGGATTTTCCGGGCGCGTCCTACGGTCTCGGCATCGAGCGGTTCACGCTGGGCTGCGGCGTCACGCTGTGGTACCACGACGGCGGCGCGCCCGGGTCGATCACCATGGTCGCCCTGACCGAGGACGGCCGGCATCAGCTCGCGTTCAACTACAACGGCGCTTGGGCGGCGGAGACCATCCTGCCCATCGTGAACGCCGAGTTCTGCCCGGCGCGTTCGGACACGCCTGCGGACACGCCGTCCGACACGCGCTGA
- a CDS encoding alkaline phosphatase D family protein produces MAELLLGPVLRHVDRTSATVWVETDSPCVVTVTCEDGVASAPTWTIFGHHYVLVVVEGLTPGRSREYRVLLDERACWPDERSGYPPSVLRTAPADDGERDLNVVFGSCRWSSPPSTEAGEERRLDPDALDTLARRLMRSPDEPLPDALLLLGDQVYADETSRAMQNRLARRRDLNEPPGGQIADFEEYTLLYHESWSDPQIRWLLSTVPSAMIFDDHDVIDDWNTSHAWRADMAATDWWSERIAGALASYWIYQHVGNLDPAALARNEVLAQVRAAGPGEDVGPLLHEFALRADAEADGKATTRWSFRRDFGRTRLLMIDSRAGRVLTADRRAMIGADELAWITEQADEGGYDHLLIGTSLPWLLPPGIHDLESWNEALCAGVRGPRLARWSEWLRRAGDLEHWAAFRESFEALSALIGRIALHGPRAGGPAPATVCVLSGDVHHVYAAEAHWLGSGEGPQAGDASGGAARVYQLTCSPVHNSVPPAIRIGFRFGWGRTATRIGRALAGHARLTPLPVEWTKLGGPWFGNHLMTLTLRGRRATLSLDRAENGRRNRAARLRRVGRAVLRKD; encoded by the coding sequence ATGGCCGAGTTGTTGCTCGGTCCCGTGTTGCGGCACGTGGATCGCACGAGTGCCACGGTGTGGGTGGAGACCGACTCGCCCTGTGTGGTGACGGTGACGTGCGAGGACGGCGTGGCCAGTGCGCCCACGTGGACGATCTTCGGCCACCACTACGTGCTGGTGGTGGTCGAGGGGCTGACACCGGGGCGGTCGCGGGAATACCGGGTGCTGCTGGACGAACGCGCGTGCTGGCCGGACGAGCGCTCGGGTTATCCGCCGAGCGTGTTGCGTACCGCCCCGGCCGACGACGGGGAGCGGGACCTGAACGTCGTGTTCGGGTCCTGTCGCTGGTCGAGTCCGCCGAGCACCGAGGCGGGCGAGGAGCGCCGGCTCGATCCGGACGCGCTGGACACGCTCGCCCGCCGGCTGATGCGCTCGCCGGACGAACCGCTGCCGGACGCGCTGTTGTTGCTCGGCGATCAGGTGTACGCGGACGAGACCTCGCGCGCGATGCAGAACCGGCTGGCGCGGCGGCGCGACCTGAACGAACCCCCGGGCGGCCAGATCGCCGACTTCGAGGAGTACACGCTGCTCTATCACGAGTCGTGGTCCGATCCGCAGATCCGCTGGCTGCTGTCGACCGTGCCCAGCGCGATGATCTTCGACGACCACGACGTGATCGACGACTGGAACACCTCGCACGCGTGGCGCGCCGACATGGCCGCGACCGACTGGTGGTCCGAGCGGATCGCGGGCGCGCTCGCGTCGTACTGGATCTATCAGCACGTCGGCAACCTGGACCCGGCCGCGCTGGCGCGCAACGAGGTGCTCGCGCAGGTCCGGGCGGCGGGGCCGGGGGAGGATGTGGGGCCGCTGCTGCACGAGTTCGCGCTGCGGGCCGACGCGGAGGCGGACGGTAAGGCGACCACGCGGTGGAGCTTCCGGCGCGACTTCGGCCGGACCCGGCTGCTGATGATCGACTCGCGCGCCGGTCGGGTGCTGACCGCGGACCGACGGGCGATGATCGGCGCCGACGAGTTGGCTTGGATCACCGAGCAGGCGGACGAGGGCGGATACGACCACCTGCTGATCGGCACGTCGCTGCCGTGGCTGCTGCCGCCGGGCATCCACGACCTGGAGTCGTGGAACGAGGCGCTGTGCGCGGGCGTTCGCGGGCCCCGCCTCGCGCGCTGGAGCGAGTGGTTGCGGCGGGCGGGCGACCTGGAGCACTGGGCGGCGTTTCGCGAATCGTTCGAGGCGCTGTCCGCGCTGATCGGGCGGATCGCGCTGCACGGGCCGCGGGCGGGCGGGCCGGCGCCGGCCACGGTGTGCGTGTTGTCGGGGGACGTGCACCACGTATACGCGGCGGAGGCGCACTGGCTCGGCTCGGGAGAGGGGCCGCAGGCGGGCGACGCCTCCGGTGGCGCGGCCCGGGTCTATCAACTGACCTGCTCGCCCGTGCACAACTCGGTCCCGCCGGCGATCCGGATCGGCTTCCGCTTCGGGTGGGGACGTACGGCGACCCGGATCGGGCGGGCCCTGGCCGGGCACGCGCGGCTGACCCCGCTGCCGGTCGAGTGGACGAAGCTGGGCGGACCGTGGTTCGGCAACCACCTGATGACGCTCACCCTGCGCGGGCGCCGCGCCACGCTCTCCCTGGACCGGGCCGAGAACGGCCGGCGCAACCGCGCGGCACGGCTGCGCCGCGTGGGCCGCGCGGTACTGCGCAAGGACTGA
- a CDS encoding AraC family transcriptional regulator produces MEDRTTTGAGARPTTALRPYVDSYIGFDLRGFPEGVHCGPPGRVLTTVISLSGPLEVATGVDDGSPITRYDSVACGLRSRSVAIHHDGRQQGVQIALTPLGARAVYGMPAAGLAHHLVPLDELLGSLGTELVERLRAATTWATRFAALDELLLRAVERGAGGDRAHRARPEVAEAWRRLVATRGRVQVKAVAEELGWSRRHLTERFRDELGLSPKTFARVLRFEHAHELATARAPLPWADLATTSGYADQAHLVRDWNEFTGRSPTAWRRGEVLLATG; encoded by the coding sequence GTGGAGGATCGCACGACCACCGGGGCCGGTGCACGACCGACGACCGCCCTGCGGCCGTATGTCGACTCGTACATCGGTTTCGACCTCCGCGGGTTCCCCGAGGGAGTGCACTGCGGGCCGCCGGGACGCGTGCTGACCACGGTGATCAGCCTGTCGGGCCCCTTGGAAGTGGCGACGGGCGTCGACGACGGGTCGCCGATCACCCGATACGACAGCGTGGCGTGCGGTCTGCGCAGCCGGTCCGTCGCGATCCATCACGACGGACGGCAGCAGGGTGTGCAGATCGCGCTGACACCGCTCGGCGCCCGGGCCGTCTACGGCATGCCCGCCGCCGGGCTCGCCCACCACCTCGTCCCGCTCGACGAACTACTCGGATCGCTCGGCACCGAGTTGGTCGAGCGGCTCCGCGCGGCGACGACATGGGCGACGCGGTTCGCCGCACTGGACGAACTGCTCCTTCGAGCCGTCGAACGCGGCGCCGGCGGCGACCGGGCGCACCGGGCGCGCCCCGAGGTGGCCGAGGCATGGCGCCGGCTCGTCGCCACCCGGGGCCGGGTCCAGGTCAAAGCGGTCGCCGAGGAACTGGGCTGGAGCCGTCGCCACCTCACCGAGCGGTTTCGCGACGAACTGGGGCTCTCACCGAAGACCTTCGCCCGAGTCCTGCGCTTCGAGCACGCGCACGAACTGGCCACGGCGCGCGCCCCGCTCCCGTGGGCCGACCTGGCGACCACGTCCGGCTACGCCGACCAGGCCCATCTCGTCCGGGACTGGAACGAGTTCACGGGCCGATCACCCACGGCCTGGCGTCGTGGCGAAGTCCTCCTCGCGACCGGATAG
- a CDS encoding cupin domain-containing protein: protein MRLLNDEHDAVDLRTTPVHLGLGSRAKPIEGFAWSPEVLQAYGAAVAADGAEGRMVMIFDGDGPGDHWERHPAGDELVVCLSGSVTVIRDVDGARERVTLEPGEATINPAGAWHVVDMAGPTSILTITAGLGTDHHPRTDAHPRTDAHPSEHPGTSDPETR from the coding sequence ATGAGACTCCTCAACGACGAACACGACGCCGTCGACCTGCGGACCACCCCCGTGCACCTCGGACTGGGATCCAGGGCCAAACCCATCGAGGGCTTCGCCTGGAGTCCGGAGGTGCTCCAGGCATACGGCGCCGCGGTCGCGGCGGACGGCGCCGAAGGCCGGATGGTGATGATCTTCGACGGCGACGGCCCCGGCGACCACTGGGAGCGCCACCCCGCCGGCGACGAACTGGTCGTCTGCCTGAGCGGATCGGTGACGGTGATCCGCGACGTGGACGGGGCACGCGAGCGTGTGACGCTGGAGCCGGGCGAGGCCACCATCAACCCGGCCGGCGCCTGGCACGTCGTCGACATGGCCGGGCCGACGTCCATCCTGACCATCACCGCCGGCCTCGGTACCGACCACCACCCCCGCACCGACGCCCACCCTCGCACCGACGCCCACCCGAGCGAACACCCCGGCACATCCGACCCGGAGACGCGGTGA
- a CDS encoding SGNH/GDSL hydrolase family protein — MTIRIACLGDSLTRAQFSVDYLHLLQQRHPRGDVRLARFGVNGDFAYNLLQRLDAVVADPPDVITVLIGTNDARASLAGYPVEQIMKRKHLPERPSAAWFRQCLEAVVERLRTRTDATIGLLSLPVLGQQPDGAAARASQAYSAIIAEVAAAHEVTYLPLHESQIEELRRADPPPIPYREVTPAAVVGVLLQHAVLRRSLDTISSRRNLVLTTDHIHQNSRGAALVAEAIDAGLLTRST, encoded by the coding sequence GTGACCATACGCATCGCGTGCCTGGGCGACAGCCTCACCCGCGCCCAGTTCAGCGTCGACTACCTGCACCTTCTCCAACAACGCCACCCTCGCGGCGACGTGCGCCTCGCCCGCTTCGGCGTCAACGGCGACTTCGCCTACAACCTCCTGCAACGCCTGGACGCCGTCGTCGCGGACCCGCCCGACGTCATCACCGTATTGATCGGGACCAACGACGCCCGAGCGAGCCTGGCCGGCTACCCCGTCGAGCAGATCATGAAGCGCAAACACCTCCCGGAGCGCCCGTCGGCGGCCTGGTTCCGGCAGTGCCTGGAAGCCGTCGTCGAGCGGCTACGCACCCGGACCGATGCGACGATCGGCCTGCTGTCCCTCCCGGTGCTCGGCCAACAACCCGACGGAGCGGCGGCACGGGCATCACAGGCGTACAGCGCAATCATCGCCGAGGTCGCCGCCGCCCACGAGGTGACCTACCTTCCCCTCCACGAAAGCCAGATCGAGGAACTGCGCCGAGCGGACCCGCCGCCGATTCCGTACCGCGAGGTGACACCCGCAGCGGTCGTCGGCGTCCTCCTCCAACACGCCGTGCTGCGCCGCAGCCTGGACACGATCTCGAGCCGGCGAAATCTCGTCCTCACGACCGACCACATCCACCAGAACAGCCGCGGCGCCGCCCTCGTCGCCGAGGCCATCGACGCCGGCCTGCTCACCCGAAGCACCTAA
- a CDS encoding VOC family protein, with the protein MITTTDIHRGVAFWTNALGLRPRDPVTDDTEFVVLVEPDGGRHRISLQLGEVWERVEPPRVHLDLYTDDQEGEVERLLALGATRLPWDYPKDPDFVVLGDPDGHPFCVVVQKP; encoded by the coding sequence GTGATCACCACCACCGACATCCACCGAGGCGTCGCGTTCTGGACGAACGCGCTGGGACTGCGTCCGCGCGACCCCGTGACCGACGACACCGAGTTCGTCGTTCTGGTCGAACCGGACGGCGGCCGGCACCGGATCAGCCTGCAACTCGGCGAGGTGTGGGAGCGGGTGGAGCCGCCTCGGGTACACCTCGACCTGTACACCGACGACCAGGAGGGCGAGGTGGAACGCCTGCTCGCACTGGGCGCCACCCGATTGCCGTGGGACTACCCGAAAGACCCCGACTTCGTCGTCCTGGGCGACCCCGACGGCCATCCGTTCTGCGTGGTGGTCCAAAAGCCCTGA